The Vidua chalybeata isolate OUT-0048 chromosome 17, bVidCha1 merged haplotype, whole genome shotgun sequence genome has a segment encoding these proteins:
- the GDF5 gene encoding growth/differentiation factor 5, producing the protein MKILHFLTLLLWHLTWLSLDLVPGALSNSEAGQGNPGSKLGFLKAEGKEKNPSTRAGTLRTASHGYSAGTSKARTKSSAVQAGALLAKNDDSKKVPSRTAAAEGKVGHLPSRPSGVRTVTPKVQNLSSKVALKKTGTSSTDSDSFKTKKTKEPVTQREAKETFRHPPITPHEYMLSLYRTLSDAERKGVNGSVKLEAGLANTITSFIDKGQDERTPTIRKQKYIFDISALEKDGLLGAELRILRKKPSDTWKSHSSGKTSQVKLFSCSTNRQASTLLDSRTVSITDTPKWEVFDIWKLFRNFKNLANLCFELETFDRGRAVDLRSVGFNRTGRQVNEKALFLVFGRTKKRDLFFNEIKARSGQDDKTVYEYLFNQRRKRRAPLATRQGKRPTKNLKARCSRKALHVNFKDMGWDDWIIAPLEYEAYHCEGLCEFPLRSHLEPTNHAVIQTLMNSMDPESTPPTCCVPTRLSPISILFIDSANNVVYKQYEDMVVESCGCR; encoded by the exons ATGAAAATCCTGCATTTTCTCACTTTACTGCTTTGGCATTTGACTTGGCTGTCTCTGGATCTAGTTCCTGGAGCGCTGAGTAATTCTGAAGCAGGCCAGGGTAATCCAGGATCTAAACTAGgttttttgaaagcagaaggaaaggagaagaatcCCTCCACACGGGCTGGTACATTGAGGACTGCAAGCCATGGATACAGCGCTGGGACCTCAAAGGCCAGGACTAAAAGCAGTGCTGTtcaggctggagctctgctggccaAGAATGATGACTCAAAGAAGGTTCCCTCAAGAACAGCAGCCGCGGAGGGCAAGGTAGGACATCTCCCCAGCAGACCTTCTGGAGTAAGGACAGTGACTCCAAAGGTTCAAAATCTTAGCAGCAAGGTGGCTTTGAAAAAAACTGGCACAAGCAGTACTGACAGTGAttctttcaaaaccaaaaagactAAAGAGCCTGTAACCCAGAGGGAAGCTAAGGAAACTTTCCGACATCCCCCGATAACGCCACATGAATACATGCTCTCTTTGTACAGGACTCTCTcagatgcagaaagaaaaggtgttAATGGAAGTGTAAAACTGGAGGCTGGACTTGCCAATACAATAACCAGCTTTATAGACAAAGGACAAG ATGAGCGAACACCAActataagaaaacaaaaatatatttttgacaTCAGTGCATTAGAAAAAGATGgtttgctgggagcagagcttcgaatattgagaaaaaaaccttctgATACATGGAAGTCTCATTCTTCTGGAAAAACTTCCCAAGTAAAATTATTTAGTTGCTCTACAAACAGACAAGCCTCAACACTCTTGGACTCTCGGACTGTCAGCATTACCGATACACCCAAGTGGGAAGTGTTTGACATCTGGAAACTTTTcagaaactttaaaaacttGGCTAACTTGTGTTTTGAACTGGAAACTTTTGACAGGGGGAGAGCTGTTGATCTCAGGAGTGTGGGATTTAATAGAACAGGAAGACAGGTCAATGAAAAGGCTCTGTTCTTGGTGTTTGGGAGGACGAAAAAACGAGACTTGTTCTTTAATGAAATCAAAGCTAGGTCCGGCCAAGATGACAAAACTGTTTATGAGTACTTATTCAACCAGAGGCGGAAGAGAAGAGCTCCTTTAGCAACACGGCAAGGGAAGAGGCCCACCAAGAATCTGAAGGCGAGGTGTAGCAGAAAAGCCCTCCACGTGAATTTTAAGGATATGGGCTGGGATGACTGGATAATAGCCCCTCTGGAGTATGAGGCGTATCACTGCGAAGGGCTCTGTGAATTCCCCCTCCGATCCCACCTGGAGCCCACCAACCACGCAGTTATCCAGACATTAATGAACTCGATGGACCCCGAGTCCACCCCCCCGACTTGCTGTGTCCCAACCCGGCTGAGCCCCATCAGCATCCTTTTCATTGACTCTGCAAACAACGTGGTCTACAAGCAGTATGAGGACATGGTGGTGGAGTCGTGTGGCTGTAGGTAG